Proteins found in one Leguminivora glycinivorella isolate SPB_JAAS2020 chromosome 4, LegGlyc_1.1, whole genome shotgun sequence genomic segment:
- the LOC125225329 gene encoding adenylate cyclase type 2-like isoform X3, whose translation MSRTTGSVVLQVGALELLARYSMNNGRATSVLSSLHEFRVQEAEQVGGKQWNWKYLRDQFDQKDLEGLYRKYDDKLRESLIYIYISLLVFFSTTHIGLVIISTYSEQVLWKSTYLSFAMYILRIAVPMLFLCKCFYNPLKQKWFWIPIFVTFVITLDLVFSDIAVPLFSHYEGMSLRPAYSTMALLSIYIFLPMRNNFLAIFLGVLVSVIYVLIFAFVTYIEDPRIEVVVASDTLYLIGVNLMGVYFRLMNEIVTRRSFLDRRACVESTLRLKFVKDQEERLMLSIIPEHIVSRVRQDIRAMFLGIQSHTLSYAMRSFNQLYVEEHDNVSILYADVVNYTMISTTLSPMRMVELLNELFGRFDEASEEFDVLRIKFLGDCYYCVSGIPKPTTLHAKNCVDLGLDMIHIIKDVREKRSLNIDMRIGVHSGRILSGLIGMRKWQFDIWSKDATIANKMESTGKAGKVHVTKQTLELLIDYAREYIIEPNFESQNHPFILENKLETFLLSRPDRPITEYKPYRRASVGFSKMIKKRRSENKNQSNYRRTTTFMDENLVEYQQMLKAADAQMAKEIEDMTNGKEHFKKESKLNRFTLMFENYQLEKTFLLLPDPLFKYYITCCLIISLLIAFINALTTDWYCCFLWYTFVAVLFLIVGLVIMQPLTWFQFFWHKYKGLEQPRNRFLRRIYDISESITRSAKLRTAIYLLISISLAATSMVSVIECIEVKTDDPDIQAVTVLSNCYSSWHVTQCWGLALLLNFLFSRVFFIFKWIVAGGMTIFYLWVVWEIKTSFFAEDATFNVGLDPRVSHTLSVVFITITLYFIDRTTEYRNRLDHLWQLQLTEEQQEAETMLKVNNMLLENILPAHVVQVYLDLNRSIDELYYEKYDNVAVMFASLTDYKLGIEENPDDKLMLSILDEVISDFDRLLLTGTSVYKVEKIKMAGWTYMAACGLDPNRRESIDSEFNHDRRQNTPYNRAIVITMVEFAAAMMMQLHNFNRGSFQCFEGLNLRIGISNGEVAAGVVGSIKPLYDIWGHAVNMASRMDSTGLTGKIQVTEETAMILEECGIVTMYRGETFVKGAGYIKTFFVPLDENYDLVKRDMCNYRNRHYSVRNITSSESDYDPDFPLYNNRLSGNSGRQMSVNSEKQSSVHSVGNCEALSMSEDLEDENDTEVLTGVTSSNSISDDFISMSSSAHSDTYEYIDSENEVMETRC comes from the exons GATCAATTCGACCAAAAAGACTTAGAAGGACTATATAGAAAATATGACGACAAATTAAGGGAGTCGCTCATCTACATTTACATATCGTTGTTAGTGTTTTTCTCAACGACACATATCGGTTTAGTAATTATTAGTACGTACTCAGAG CAGGTGTTATGGAAATCGACGTATTTATCATTTGCCATGTACATATTACGGATTGCGGTGCCCATGCTGTTTCTGTGCAAATGTTTCTACAACCCACTGAAGCAAAAGTGGTTCTGGATTCCCATTTTTGTGACGTTCGTCATTACACTTGACCTCGTGTTCAGCG ACATCGCAGTACCATTATTCAGCCACTACGAAGGAATGTCACTACGACCCGCCTACTCCACAATGGCACTACTCTCGATATACATATTTCTGCCAATGAGGAACAATTTCCTTGCCATATTCCTTGGAGTTCTAGTCAGCGTGATATACGTTCTTATCTTCGCGTTTGTCACTTATATTGAGGATCCACGGATAGAAGTCGTG GTGGCTTCAGATACGCTATACCTTATCGGCGTGAACCTGATGGGTGTGTACTTCAGACTGATGAACGAGATAGTGACGAGGAGGTCGTTCCTGGATCGGAGGGCTTGCGTTGAGAGTACGCTGCGGCTGAAGTTCGTCAAAGATCAGGAA GAGCGGCTCATGTTGAGCATCATTCCGGAGCACATAGTGTCGAGAGTTCGACAAGATATTCGTGCCATGTTTCTTGGGATACAGTCTCATACGCTAAGCTACGCTATGAGATCATTCAA CCAACTGTACGTAGAAGAGCACGACAACGTGAGCATTCTTTACGCGGACGTCGTGAATTACACCATGATATCAACCACTCTATCGCCCATGCGGATGGTGGAACTGCTGAATGAGTTGTTCGGCAGGTTCGATGAGGCGTCTGag GAGTTTGATGTGCTGCGCATAAAGTTCTTAGGCGACTGCTACTACTGCGTTAGTGGCATCCCGAAACCCACTACCCTGCACGCCAAGAACTGTGTGGACTTGGGCCTCGACATGATCCATATTATTAAGGACGTTCG AGAGAAGCGGTCATTGAACATCGACATGAGAATCGGAGTACATTCCGGACGCATTCTAAGTGGACTGATAGGCATGAGAAAGTGGCAATTCGATATCTGGTCTAAAGATGCCACTATAGCTAATAAGATGGAATCTACAGGGAAAGCAGG AAAAGTTCACGTGACCAAGCAAACCCTGGAATTATTGATAGACTACGCTAGAGAATATATAATCGAACCAAATTTTGAATCTCAAAACCATCCgtttattttagaaaataaattagaaaCATTTTTACTCTCCAGGCCAGACAGA CCTATTACAGAATATAAGCCGTACCGTAGAGCATCAGTTGGATTCAGCAAAATGATTAAAAAACGA CGGTCGGAAAATAAAAATCAATCAAATTATCGGAGAACCACAACTTTTATGGACGAAAATTTGGTAGAATATCAGCAGATGTTGAAAGCAGCCGACGCTCAAATGGCAAAGGAAATCGAAGATATGACCAATggaaa GGAACATTTCAAAAAGGAATCTAAGCTGAACAGATTTACGTTGATGTTCGAAAACTATCAACTTGAAAAGACGTTTTTGTTATTACCGGACCCACTTTTCAAGTATTACATCACATGCTGTCTCATCATATCTTTGCTGATAGCATTTATAAATGCTTTGACTACCGACTG GTATTGCTGTTTTCTCTGGTACACATTTGTCGCCGTTCTTTTTCTTATAGTGGGCCTTGTAATTATGCAACCACTAACTTGGTTTCAATTTTTCTGGCACAAATATAAAGGATTGGAGCAACCTCGAAATCGCTTCCTACGGAGGATATACGACATATCAGAGAGTATTACCAGATCAGCTAAACTAAGGACGGCCATATACTTGCTTATTAGTATCTCACTAGCGGCAACTTCTATGGTCAGTGTGATCGAATGTATAGAAGTTAAAACCGATGATCCTGACATTCAAGCAGTCACAGTTTTGTCGAACTGTTATTCTTCGTGG CACGTGACACAATGTTGGGGTTTAGCTTTACTACTAAACTTTTTGTTTAGcagagtattttttatttttaaatggatCGTTGCTGGTGGAATGACCATATTTTACCTATGGGTAGTGTGGGAAATAAAAACCTCATTTTTCGCAGAAGATGCCACGTTTAATGTGGGATTGGATCCCCGTGTGTCTCATACGCTATCCGTTGTCTTTATAACGATCACGCTGTATTTCATTGATAGAACCACTGAATATAGAAACAGATTAGATCACTTGTGGCAGTTGCAGCTTACAGAAGAACAACAAGAAGCTGAGACTATGTTGAAAGTTAACAATATGCTTTTAGAAAACATTTTGCCGGCACACGTAG TACAAGTATACTTGGATTTAAATAGATCTATAGACGAACTGTACTACGAAAAATACGACAATGTGGCGGTAATGTTTGCGTCTCTGACagactacaaattgggtattgAAGAAAACCCAGACGATAAATTAATGTTGAGTATACTGGACGAAGTAATATCAGATTTCGACAGACTTCTTCTGACGGGCACATCGGTGTACAAAGTGGAAAAGATTAAAATGGCTGGTTGGACGTATATGGCCGCCTGCGGGTTGGACCCTAATAGAAGAGAATCAATAGATTCCGAATTTAATCATGACCGCCGACAAAACACTCCTTACAACCGTGCGATAGTAATCACGATGGTAGAATTTGCTGCTGCTATGATGATGCAACTACATAATTTTAATCGCGGATCATTCCAATGTTTCGAAGGACTAAATCTACGCATTG GAATTTCTAACGGAGAAGTTGCAGCTGGAGTAGTTGGTTCTATTAAACCATTATATGATATTTGGGGACATGCCGTTAATATGGCTTCGCGGATGGATTCAACTGGTTTAACTGGTAAAATccag GTGACAGAAGAAACGGCAATGATCCTGGAAGAGTGTGGAATAGTAACAATGTATCGTGGGGAAACATTTGTCAAAGGAGCTGGCTACATCAAGACATTTTTCGTCCCACTCGACGAAAATTATGATTTAGTTAAAAGAGACATGTGTAATTACAGAAACCGACATTATAGTGTACGTAACATTACCTCATCCGAGTCAGACTATGATCCAGATTTTCCTCTTTATAATAATAGACTATCAGGTAATAGTGGAAGGCAGATGTCAGTAAACAGTGAAAAACAGAGTTCAGTACATAGTGTTGGCAACTGTGAAGCATTGTCTATGAGCGAAGACTTAGAAGATGAAAACGACACCGAAGTTCTAACTGGCGTAACATCAAGTAATTCTATTAGTGATGATTTCATATCAATGTCGTCTTCAGCGCACAGTGATACATACGAGTATATAGACTCCGAAAATGAAGTTATGGAAACTCGTTGTTGA
- the LOC125225329 gene encoding adenylate cyclase type 2-like isoform X1 produces MGESSMSRTTGSVVLQVGALELLARYSMNNGRATSVLSSLHEFRVQEAEQVGGKQWNWKYLRDQFDQKDLEGLYRKYDDKLRESLIYIYISLLVFFSTTHIGLVIISTYSEQVLWKSTYLSFAMYILRIAVPMLFLCKCFYNPLKQKWFWIPIFVTFVITLDLVFSDIAVPLFSHYEGMSLRPAYSTMALLSIYIFLPMRNNFLAIFLGVLVSVIYVLIFAFVTYIEDPRIEVVVASDTLYLIGVNLMGVYFRLMNEIVTRRSFLDRRACVESTLRLKFVKDQEERLMLSIIPEHIVSRVRQDIRAMFLGIQSHTLSYAMRSFNQLYVEEHDNVSILYADVVNYTMISTTLSPMRMVELLNELFGRFDEASEEFDVLRIKFLGDCYYCVSGIPKPTTLHAKNCVDLGLDMIHIIKDVREKRSLNIDMRIGVHSGRILSGLIGMRKWQFDIWSKDATIANKMESTGKAGKVHVTKQTLELLIDYAREYIIEPNFESQNHPFILENKLETFLLSRPDRPITEYKPYRRASVGFSKMIKKRRSENKNQSNYRRTTTFMDENLVEYQQMLKAADAQMAKEIEDMTNGKEHFKKESKLNRFTLMFENYQLEKTFLLLPDPLFKYYITCCLIISLLIAFINALTTDWYCCFLWYTFVAVLFLIVGLVIMQPLTWFQFFWHKYKGLEQPRNRFLRRIYDISESITRSAKLRTAIYLLISISLAATSMVSVIECIEVKTDDPDIQAVTVLSNCYSSWHVTQCWGLALLLNFLFSRVFFIFKWIVAGGMTIFYLWVVWEIKTSFFAEDATFNVGLDPRVSHTLSVVFITITLYFIDRTTEYRNRLDHLWQLQLTEEQQEAETMLKVNNMLLENILPAHVVQVYLDLNRSIDELYYEKYDNVAVMFASLTDYKLGIEENPDDKLMLSILDEVISDFDRLLLTGTSVYKVEKIKMAGWTYMAACGLDPNRRESIDSEFNHDRRQNTPYNRAIVITMVEFAAAMMMQLHNFNRGSFQCFEGLNLRIGISNGEVAAGVVGSIKPLYDIWGHAVNMASRMDSTGLTGKIQVTEETAMILEECGIVTMYRGETFVKGAGYIKTFFVPLDENYDLVKRDMCNYRNRHYSVRNITSSESDYDPDFPLYNNRLSGNSGRQMSVNSEKQSSVHSVGNCEALSMSEDLEDENDTEVLTGVTSSNSISDDFISMSSSAHSDTYEYIDSENEVMETRC; encoded by the exons GATCAATTCGACCAAAAAGACTTAGAAGGACTATATAGAAAATATGACGACAAATTAAGGGAGTCGCTCATCTACATTTACATATCGTTGTTAGTGTTTTTCTCAACGACACATATCGGTTTAGTAATTATTAGTACGTACTCAGAG CAGGTGTTATGGAAATCGACGTATTTATCATTTGCCATGTACATATTACGGATTGCGGTGCCCATGCTGTTTCTGTGCAAATGTTTCTACAACCCACTGAAGCAAAAGTGGTTCTGGATTCCCATTTTTGTGACGTTCGTCATTACACTTGACCTCGTGTTCAGCG ACATCGCAGTACCATTATTCAGCCACTACGAAGGAATGTCACTACGACCCGCCTACTCCACAATGGCACTACTCTCGATATACATATTTCTGCCAATGAGGAACAATTTCCTTGCCATATTCCTTGGAGTTCTAGTCAGCGTGATATACGTTCTTATCTTCGCGTTTGTCACTTATATTGAGGATCCACGGATAGAAGTCGTG GTGGCTTCAGATACGCTATACCTTATCGGCGTGAACCTGATGGGTGTGTACTTCAGACTGATGAACGAGATAGTGACGAGGAGGTCGTTCCTGGATCGGAGGGCTTGCGTTGAGAGTACGCTGCGGCTGAAGTTCGTCAAAGATCAGGAA GAGCGGCTCATGTTGAGCATCATTCCGGAGCACATAGTGTCGAGAGTTCGACAAGATATTCGTGCCATGTTTCTTGGGATACAGTCTCATACGCTAAGCTACGCTATGAGATCATTCAA CCAACTGTACGTAGAAGAGCACGACAACGTGAGCATTCTTTACGCGGACGTCGTGAATTACACCATGATATCAACCACTCTATCGCCCATGCGGATGGTGGAACTGCTGAATGAGTTGTTCGGCAGGTTCGATGAGGCGTCTGag GAGTTTGATGTGCTGCGCATAAAGTTCTTAGGCGACTGCTACTACTGCGTTAGTGGCATCCCGAAACCCACTACCCTGCACGCCAAGAACTGTGTGGACTTGGGCCTCGACATGATCCATATTATTAAGGACGTTCG AGAGAAGCGGTCATTGAACATCGACATGAGAATCGGAGTACATTCCGGACGCATTCTAAGTGGACTGATAGGCATGAGAAAGTGGCAATTCGATATCTGGTCTAAAGATGCCACTATAGCTAATAAGATGGAATCTACAGGGAAAGCAGG AAAAGTTCACGTGACCAAGCAAACCCTGGAATTATTGATAGACTACGCTAGAGAATATATAATCGAACCAAATTTTGAATCTCAAAACCATCCgtttattttagaaaataaattagaaaCATTTTTACTCTCCAGGCCAGACAGA CCTATTACAGAATATAAGCCGTACCGTAGAGCATCAGTTGGATTCAGCAAAATGATTAAAAAACGA CGGTCGGAAAATAAAAATCAATCAAATTATCGGAGAACCACAACTTTTATGGACGAAAATTTGGTAGAATATCAGCAGATGTTGAAAGCAGCCGACGCTCAAATGGCAAAGGAAATCGAAGATATGACCAATggaaa GGAACATTTCAAAAAGGAATCTAAGCTGAACAGATTTACGTTGATGTTCGAAAACTATCAACTTGAAAAGACGTTTTTGTTATTACCGGACCCACTTTTCAAGTATTACATCACATGCTGTCTCATCATATCTTTGCTGATAGCATTTATAAATGCTTTGACTACCGACTG GTATTGCTGTTTTCTCTGGTACACATTTGTCGCCGTTCTTTTTCTTATAGTGGGCCTTGTAATTATGCAACCACTAACTTGGTTTCAATTTTTCTGGCACAAATATAAAGGATTGGAGCAACCTCGAAATCGCTTCCTACGGAGGATATACGACATATCAGAGAGTATTACCAGATCAGCTAAACTAAGGACGGCCATATACTTGCTTATTAGTATCTCACTAGCGGCAACTTCTATGGTCAGTGTGATCGAATGTATAGAAGTTAAAACCGATGATCCTGACATTCAAGCAGTCACAGTTTTGTCGAACTGTTATTCTTCGTGG CACGTGACACAATGTTGGGGTTTAGCTTTACTACTAAACTTTTTGTTTAGcagagtattttttatttttaaatggatCGTTGCTGGTGGAATGACCATATTTTACCTATGGGTAGTGTGGGAAATAAAAACCTCATTTTTCGCAGAAGATGCCACGTTTAATGTGGGATTGGATCCCCGTGTGTCTCATACGCTATCCGTTGTCTTTATAACGATCACGCTGTATTTCATTGATAGAACCACTGAATATAGAAACAGATTAGATCACTTGTGGCAGTTGCAGCTTACAGAAGAACAACAAGAAGCTGAGACTATGTTGAAAGTTAACAATATGCTTTTAGAAAACATTTTGCCGGCACACGTAG TACAAGTATACTTGGATTTAAATAGATCTATAGACGAACTGTACTACGAAAAATACGACAATGTGGCGGTAATGTTTGCGTCTCTGACagactacaaattgggtattgAAGAAAACCCAGACGATAAATTAATGTTGAGTATACTGGACGAAGTAATATCAGATTTCGACAGACTTCTTCTGACGGGCACATCGGTGTACAAAGTGGAAAAGATTAAAATGGCTGGTTGGACGTATATGGCCGCCTGCGGGTTGGACCCTAATAGAAGAGAATCAATAGATTCCGAATTTAATCATGACCGCCGACAAAACACTCCTTACAACCGTGCGATAGTAATCACGATGGTAGAATTTGCTGCTGCTATGATGATGCAACTACATAATTTTAATCGCGGATCATTCCAATGTTTCGAAGGACTAAATCTACGCATTG GAATTTCTAACGGAGAAGTTGCAGCTGGAGTAGTTGGTTCTATTAAACCATTATATGATATTTGGGGACATGCCGTTAATATGGCTTCGCGGATGGATTCAACTGGTTTAACTGGTAAAATccag GTGACAGAAGAAACGGCAATGATCCTGGAAGAGTGTGGAATAGTAACAATGTATCGTGGGGAAACATTTGTCAAAGGAGCTGGCTACATCAAGACATTTTTCGTCCCACTCGACGAAAATTATGATTTAGTTAAAAGAGACATGTGTAATTACAGAAACCGACATTATAGTGTACGTAACATTACCTCATCCGAGTCAGACTATGATCCAGATTTTCCTCTTTATAATAATAGACTATCAGGTAATAGTGGAAGGCAGATGTCAGTAAACAGTGAAAAACAGAGTTCAGTACATAGTGTTGGCAACTGTGAAGCATTGTCTATGAGCGAAGACTTAGAAGATGAAAACGACACCGAAGTTCTAACTGGCGTAACATCAAGTAATTCTATTAGTGATGATTTCATATCAATGTCGTCTTCAGCGCACAGTGATACATACGAGTATATAGACTCCGAAAATGAAGTTATGGAAACTCGTTGTTGA
- the LOC125225329 gene encoding adenylate cyclase type 2-like isoform X2, which produces MGESSMSRTTGSVVLQVGALELLARYSMNNGRATSVLSSLHEFRVQEAEQVGGKQWNWKYLRDQFDQKDLEGLYRKYDDKLRESLIYIYISLLVFFSTTHIGLVIISTYSEVLWKSTYLSFAMYILRIAVPMLFLCKCFYNPLKQKWFWIPIFVTFVITLDLVFSDIAVPLFSHYEGMSLRPAYSTMALLSIYIFLPMRNNFLAIFLGVLVSVIYVLIFAFVTYIEDPRIEVVVASDTLYLIGVNLMGVYFRLMNEIVTRRSFLDRRACVESTLRLKFVKDQEERLMLSIIPEHIVSRVRQDIRAMFLGIQSHTLSYAMRSFNQLYVEEHDNVSILYADVVNYTMISTTLSPMRMVELLNELFGRFDEASEEFDVLRIKFLGDCYYCVSGIPKPTTLHAKNCVDLGLDMIHIIKDVREKRSLNIDMRIGVHSGRILSGLIGMRKWQFDIWSKDATIANKMESTGKAGKVHVTKQTLELLIDYAREYIIEPNFESQNHPFILENKLETFLLSRPDRPITEYKPYRRASVGFSKMIKKRRSENKNQSNYRRTTTFMDENLVEYQQMLKAADAQMAKEIEDMTNGKEHFKKESKLNRFTLMFENYQLEKTFLLLPDPLFKYYITCCLIISLLIAFINALTTDWYCCFLWYTFVAVLFLIVGLVIMQPLTWFQFFWHKYKGLEQPRNRFLRRIYDISESITRSAKLRTAIYLLISISLAATSMVSVIECIEVKTDDPDIQAVTVLSNCYSSWHVTQCWGLALLLNFLFSRVFFIFKWIVAGGMTIFYLWVVWEIKTSFFAEDATFNVGLDPRVSHTLSVVFITITLYFIDRTTEYRNRLDHLWQLQLTEEQQEAETMLKVNNMLLENILPAHVVQVYLDLNRSIDELYYEKYDNVAVMFASLTDYKLGIEENPDDKLMLSILDEVISDFDRLLLTGTSVYKVEKIKMAGWTYMAACGLDPNRRESIDSEFNHDRRQNTPYNRAIVITMVEFAAAMMMQLHNFNRGSFQCFEGLNLRIGISNGEVAAGVVGSIKPLYDIWGHAVNMASRMDSTGLTGKIQVTEETAMILEECGIVTMYRGETFVKGAGYIKTFFVPLDENYDLVKRDMCNYRNRHYSVRNITSSESDYDPDFPLYNNRLSGNSGRQMSVNSEKQSSVHSVGNCEALSMSEDLEDENDTEVLTGVTSSNSISDDFISMSSSAHSDTYEYIDSENEVMETRC; this is translated from the exons GATCAATTCGACCAAAAAGACTTAGAAGGACTATATAGAAAATATGACGACAAATTAAGGGAGTCGCTCATCTACATTTACATATCGTTGTTAGTGTTTTTCTCAACGACACATATCGGTTTAGTAATTATTAGTACGTACTCAGAG GTGTTATGGAAATCGACGTATTTATCATTTGCCATGTACATATTACGGATTGCGGTGCCCATGCTGTTTCTGTGCAAATGTTTCTACAACCCACTGAAGCAAAAGTGGTTCTGGATTCCCATTTTTGTGACGTTCGTCATTACACTTGACCTCGTGTTCAGCG ACATCGCAGTACCATTATTCAGCCACTACGAAGGAATGTCACTACGACCCGCCTACTCCACAATGGCACTACTCTCGATATACATATTTCTGCCAATGAGGAACAATTTCCTTGCCATATTCCTTGGAGTTCTAGTCAGCGTGATATACGTTCTTATCTTCGCGTTTGTCACTTATATTGAGGATCCACGGATAGAAGTCGTG GTGGCTTCAGATACGCTATACCTTATCGGCGTGAACCTGATGGGTGTGTACTTCAGACTGATGAACGAGATAGTGACGAGGAGGTCGTTCCTGGATCGGAGGGCTTGCGTTGAGAGTACGCTGCGGCTGAAGTTCGTCAAAGATCAGGAA GAGCGGCTCATGTTGAGCATCATTCCGGAGCACATAGTGTCGAGAGTTCGACAAGATATTCGTGCCATGTTTCTTGGGATACAGTCTCATACGCTAAGCTACGCTATGAGATCATTCAA CCAACTGTACGTAGAAGAGCACGACAACGTGAGCATTCTTTACGCGGACGTCGTGAATTACACCATGATATCAACCACTCTATCGCCCATGCGGATGGTGGAACTGCTGAATGAGTTGTTCGGCAGGTTCGATGAGGCGTCTGag GAGTTTGATGTGCTGCGCATAAAGTTCTTAGGCGACTGCTACTACTGCGTTAGTGGCATCCCGAAACCCACTACCCTGCACGCCAAGAACTGTGTGGACTTGGGCCTCGACATGATCCATATTATTAAGGACGTTCG AGAGAAGCGGTCATTGAACATCGACATGAGAATCGGAGTACATTCCGGACGCATTCTAAGTGGACTGATAGGCATGAGAAAGTGGCAATTCGATATCTGGTCTAAAGATGCCACTATAGCTAATAAGATGGAATCTACAGGGAAAGCAGG AAAAGTTCACGTGACCAAGCAAACCCTGGAATTATTGATAGACTACGCTAGAGAATATATAATCGAACCAAATTTTGAATCTCAAAACCATCCgtttattttagaaaataaattagaaaCATTTTTACTCTCCAGGCCAGACAGA CCTATTACAGAATATAAGCCGTACCGTAGAGCATCAGTTGGATTCAGCAAAATGATTAAAAAACGA CGGTCGGAAAATAAAAATCAATCAAATTATCGGAGAACCACAACTTTTATGGACGAAAATTTGGTAGAATATCAGCAGATGTTGAAAGCAGCCGACGCTCAAATGGCAAAGGAAATCGAAGATATGACCAATggaaa GGAACATTTCAAAAAGGAATCTAAGCTGAACAGATTTACGTTGATGTTCGAAAACTATCAACTTGAAAAGACGTTTTTGTTATTACCGGACCCACTTTTCAAGTATTACATCACATGCTGTCTCATCATATCTTTGCTGATAGCATTTATAAATGCTTTGACTACCGACTG GTATTGCTGTTTTCTCTGGTACACATTTGTCGCCGTTCTTTTTCTTATAGTGGGCCTTGTAATTATGCAACCACTAACTTGGTTTCAATTTTTCTGGCACAAATATAAAGGATTGGAGCAACCTCGAAATCGCTTCCTACGGAGGATATACGACATATCAGAGAGTATTACCAGATCAGCTAAACTAAGGACGGCCATATACTTGCTTATTAGTATCTCACTAGCGGCAACTTCTATGGTCAGTGTGATCGAATGTATAGAAGTTAAAACCGATGATCCTGACATTCAAGCAGTCACAGTTTTGTCGAACTGTTATTCTTCGTGG CACGTGACACAATGTTGGGGTTTAGCTTTACTACTAAACTTTTTGTTTAGcagagtattttttatttttaaatggatCGTTGCTGGTGGAATGACCATATTTTACCTATGGGTAGTGTGGGAAATAAAAACCTCATTTTTCGCAGAAGATGCCACGTTTAATGTGGGATTGGATCCCCGTGTGTCTCATACGCTATCCGTTGTCTTTATAACGATCACGCTGTATTTCATTGATAGAACCACTGAATATAGAAACAGATTAGATCACTTGTGGCAGTTGCAGCTTACAGAAGAACAACAAGAAGCTGAGACTATGTTGAAAGTTAACAATATGCTTTTAGAAAACATTTTGCCGGCACACGTAG TACAAGTATACTTGGATTTAAATAGATCTATAGACGAACTGTACTACGAAAAATACGACAATGTGGCGGTAATGTTTGCGTCTCTGACagactacaaattgggtattgAAGAAAACCCAGACGATAAATTAATGTTGAGTATACTGGACGAAGTAATATCAGATTTCGACAGACTTCTTCTGACGGGCACATCGGTGTACAAAGTGGAAAAGATTAAAATGGCTGGTTGGACGTATATGGCCGCCTGCGGGTTGGACCCTAATAGAAGAGAATCAATAGATTCCGAATTTAATCATGACCGCCGACAAAACACTCCTTACAACCGTGCGATAGTAATCACGATGGTAGAATTTGCTGCTGCTATGATGATGCAACTACATAATTTTAATCGCGGATCATTCCAATGTTTCGAAGGACTAAATCTACGCATTG GAATTTCTAACGGAGAAGTTGCAGCTGGAGTAGTTGGTTCTATTAAACCATTATATGATATTTGGGGACATGCCGTTAATATGGCTTCGCGGATGGATTCAACTGGTTTAACTGGTAAAATccag GTGACAGAAGAAACGGCAATGATCCTGGAAGAGTGTGGAATAGTAACAATGTATCGTGGGGAAACATTTGTCAAAGGAGCTGGCTACATCAAGACATTTTTCGTCCCACTCGACGAAAATTATGATTTAGTTAAAAGAGACATGTGTAATTACAGAAACCGACATTATAGTGTACGTAACATTACCTCATCCGAGTCAGACTATGATCCAGATTTTCCTCTTTATAATAATAGACTATCAGGTAATAGTGGAAGGCAGATGTCAGTAAACAGTGAAAAACAGAGTTCAGTACATAGTGTTGGCAACTGTGAAGCATTGTCTATGAGCGAAGACTTAGAAGATGAAAACGACACCGAAGTTCTAACTGGCGTAACATCAAGTAATTCTATTAGTGATGATTTCATATCAATGTCGTCTTCAGCGCACAGTGATACATACGAGTATATAGACTCCGAAAATGAAGTTATGGAAACTCGTTGTTGA